The following are encoded in a window of Callithrix jacchus isolate 240 chromosome 9, calJac240_pri, whole genome shotgun sequence genomic DNA:
- the KLRG1 gene encoding killer cell lectin-like receptor subfamily G member 1 — translation MTDSVIYSVIELSTATQAQNDYGPPQKSSSSRPSCSCLVAIALGLLTAVLTSVLLHQWILYQGSNYSTCASCPSCPDLWMRYGNHCYYFSVEKKDWNSSLQFCLARDSHLLIITSNQEMSLVKGFLSEAFCWIGLRNNSGWRWEDGSPLNFSRIAFNSLVQTCGAINKNVLQASSCEVLLQWVCKKVRR, via the exons ATGACTGACAGTGTTATTTATTCTGTGATAGAGTTGTCTACTGCAACCCAAGCCCAGAATGACTATGGACCACCGCAAAAAT CTTCTTCTTCCAGGCCTTCCTGTTCTTGCCTTGTGGCAATAGCTTTGGGGCTTCTAACTGCAGTTCTTACCAGTGTGCTGCTACACCAGTGGATCCTGTACCAGG GCTCCAACTACTCCACTTGTGCCAGCTGTCCTAGCTGTCCAGACCTCTGGATGAGATATGGTAACCATTGTTATTATTTCTCAGTGGAGAAAAAGGACTGGAATTCTAGTCTGCAATTCTGCCTAGCCAGAGATTCACACCTCCTTATCATAACGAGCAACCAGGAAATG AGCCTGGTCAAAGGTTTCCTCAGTGAGGCCTTTTGCTGGATTGGACTGAGGAACAATTCTGGCTGGAGGTGGGAAGATGGATCACCTCTAAACTTCTCAAG GATTGCTTTTAATAGTTTAGTGCAGACATGTGGTGCCATCAACAAAAATGTTCTTCAAGCCTCAAGCTGTGAAGTTCTTTTACAGTGGGTGTGTAAGAAGGTCAGACGTTGA